Proteins from a genomic interval of Gordonia sp. SL306:
- a CDS encoding AzlD domain-containing protein, giving the protein MSTTGLFVGVGVLAVGTYLIRLAGPALRSRYEVSPQAAAVMDRAAIVLLVGVAATGALFAGHDLVGWARPAGVTVGIIAALCKAPLVVVVVLAAVVAAGLRAAGVA; this is encoded by the coding sequence ATGAGCACCACGGGACTCTTCGTCGGTGTCGGCGTGCTGGCCGTCGGGACGTATCTGATCAGACTGGCCGGACCCGCGCTGCGCAGCCGATATGAGGTGAGCCCGCAGGCCGCTGCGGTGATGGACCGGGCAGCGATCGTCCTGCTGGTCGGGGTCGCCGCCACCGGAGCACTGTTCGCCGGCCACGATCTTGTCGGCTGGGCACGGCCGGCGGGGGTGACGGTGGGGATCATCGCCGCGCTATGCAAGGCACCACTCGTGGTGGTCGTGGTGCTGGCGGCCGTGGTGGCGGCGGGTCTCCGCGCCGCCGGAGTCGCGTAG
- a CDS encoding FBP domain-containing protein has protein sequence MHALTESQIRKSFVNASLRERNALTLPPDFADIDWENTDYLGWRDPKLPLIGYMIVPVDDRPVGIMLRLGGRQPRTRPQCSLCEDVQLPNEVAFYSAKLAGPAGRKGNTVGTLVCSNFECCANVRVRPSKIYAGDDPEAVRSQRIESLRTRADGFARRILDKG, from the coding sequence ATGCACGCACTCACCGAATCTCAGATTCGCAAGTCCTTCGTCAATGCTTCCCTGCGAGAACGCAATGCGCTCACACTCCCGCCCGACTTCGCCGACATCGACTGGGAGAACACCGATTACCTCGGCTGGCGCGACCCGAAACTGCCGCTGATCGGCTACATGATCGTCCCGGTCGACGACCGACCGGTCGGCATCATGCTTCGGCTGGGCGGTAGGCAGCCTCGAACCCGGCCGCAGTGCTCGCTGTGCGAGGACGTCCAACTGCCCAACGAGGTCGCGTTCTACAGCGCGAAACTCGCCGGCCCGGCGGGACGCAAGGGCAACACCGTCGGAACCCTGGTGTGCTCGAACTTCGAGTGCTGCGCCAATGTCCGGGTCCGTCCATCGAAGATCTACGCAGGCGACGACCCCGAGGCCGTCCGCAGCCAACGGATCGAGTCGTTGCGGACTCGCGCCGACGGCTTCGCGCGGCGAATCCTCGACAAGGGCTGA
- a CDS encoding helix-turn-helix domain-containing protein, translated as MDGVRQEGRSSRSVNDPERDPADASPGINPKQVVAASLKRERTRAGLSIGELARRAGIGKSTLSQLESGDGNPSVETLWALSTALGLQFSALLDAPVHPVEVIRFGDGPVIPAAAADYSATLLSTARPGTRRDMYLIRAEPGEPRVSAPHSRGVVEHVVISSGRARVGPTDAAVELGSGDYVSYAGDIEHVFAALVPGTVAVMISESS; from the coding sequence ATGGATGGTGTTCGTCAAGAAGGACGGTCGTCCCGTTCAGTGAACGACCCTGAGCGTGACCCGGCCGACGCATCGCCGGGGATCAACCCGAAGCAGGTGGTGGCGGCGTCGCTCAAACGTGAACGCACGCGGGCCGGACTGTCGATCGGCGAGCTCGCTCGGCGTGCAGGGATCGGCAAATCGACTCTCTCGCAACTGGAGTCGGGAGACGGCAACCCTAGTGTCGAGACGCTCTGGGCGCTGTCCACGGCACTGGGGTTGCAGTTCTCGGCGCTCCTGGACGCACCCGTGCACCCGGTGGAGGTGATCCGCTTCGGCGACGGCCCGGTGATCCCGGCCGCGGCCGCCGACTATTCGGCAACGCTGCTCTCGACAGCGCGGCCGGGAACACGACGCGACATGTACCTCATCAGGGCCGAACCGGGTGAACCACGTGTCTCGGCGCCGCACTCACGCGGAGTCGTCGAACACGTGGTGATCAGTTCCGGACGGGCGCGCGTCGGGCCCACTGACGCCGCGGTGGAACTCGGGTCCGGCGACTACGTCTCGTATGCGGGCGACATCGAGCACGTCTTCGCGGCACTCGTACCGGGCACGGTGGCCGTGATGATCAGCGAGTCTTCCTGA
- a CDS encoding AzlC family ABC transporter permease: MRSAWRTLDPSAVRAIVVMSASVLVIGASYGVAAHTAGLAWWQILTIATVVLAGSSEFVFVGVIAAGGAPLVAALAGLLVNTRNFGYGLSVGKHLGRGLSLALGAHLINDETAALASGEHDSRRARAMFFLCGIGILIGWPLGSVLGSAIGGLVASPETLGLDAAFPALLAALAVPALREQTTLAAALVGGGIAVVASPFLPAGVPIMLSLAGVAIVEIVRRRRSPTPAKEVMDHDEVGHAQESVR; this comes from the coding sequence ATGCGTTCGGCCTGGAGAACACTCGACCCGTCGGCGGTTCGCGCCATCGTCGTGATGAGCGCGTCCGTGCTGGTGATCGGCGCCTCCTATGGTGTCGCCGCACACACCGCAGGACTCGCGTGGTGGCAGATCCTCACGATTGCCACGGTGGTGCTCGCGGGGTCGTCGGAGTTCGTGTTCGTCGGTGTGATCGCCGCAGGCGGGGCCCCGCTGGTCGCCGCACTCGCGGGACTGCTGGTGAACACCCGCAATTTCGGCTACGGACTGTCCGTCGGCAAACACCTCGGACGCGGGCTGTCGCTCGCCCTCGGCGCACACCTGATCAACGACGAGACCGCCGCACTCGCATCCGGCGAGCACGATTCCCGACGCGCACGTGCCATGTTCTTCCTGTGCGGCATCGGCATCCTCATCGGCTGGCCGCTCGGGTCCGTGCTCGGTTCGGCGATCGGCGGGCTGGTCGCGAGCCCGGAGACCCTCGGTCTCGACGCCGCCTTCCCGGCGCTGCTCGCCGCGCTGGCGGTCCCCGCGCTCCGCGAGCAGACCACCCTCGCCGCCGCACTGGTCGGCGGCGGTATCGCGGTAGTCGCCTCGCCCTTCCTCCCCGCAGGCGTGCCGATCATGCTCTCGCTGGCAGGCGTTGCGATCGTCGAGATCGTCCGGCGACGCCGATCCCCCACCCCGGCAAAGGAAGTCATGGATCACGACGAAGTCGGACACGCGCAGGAGTCAGTGCGATGA
- a CDS encoding DEAD/DEAH box helicase, translated as MSITFASLGVPAELVDVLAAEGKTEPFAIQAETLKDTLAGDDVIGSGKTGSGKTLAFAIPMVAGLAELDVPRRPGSPTGLILAPTRELATQIAAVVTPLARAMNLTVTTVFGGVSQKRQEDAFRRGVDIVVACPGRLEDLMQQRIVRLDQVDITVLDEADHMADLGFLPGVTRILAATPADGQRMLFTATLDNGVDKVAKRFLDKPSIHSTEETTAPVEMTHHVFEVSPGDKNGLVQELASGQGRRILFMRTKHQAKKLAKKLTDSGIPAVDLHGNLSQAQRDRNLKAFGGEGVRVLVATDVAARGVHVDGVELVVHVDPPAEHKAYLHRSGRTARAGSSGDVVTVCLPEQRRDLAGLLRKASIKVTPTRVDAKSAEVDTLVGPRAAYVTPVEQPVQRQAPKSNGQRRGRPGGRNGQAANDRSGSAHSGQRRRGTGRSATAQSQPHTGESSHGRRPANQQRRRATRAGAPAGAR; from the coding sequence TTGTCCATTACTTTTGCTTCTCTCGGCGTGCCCGCCGAACTCGTCGATGTCCTTGCCGCCGAAGGCAAGACCGAACCGTTCGCGATCCAGGCCGAGACCCTGAAGGACACCCTCGCGGGTGACGACGTGATCGGTTCCGGCAAGACCGGTTCCGGTAAGACCCTGGCGTTCGCGATCCCGATGGTCGCCGGACTGGCCGAGCTCGACGTCCCGCGCCGTCCCGGTTCACCGACCGGTCTGATCCTGGCTCCGACCCGTGAACTGGCCACCCAGATCGCCGCCGTGGTGACCCCGCTGGCCCGCGCGATGAACCTCACCGTCACCACCGTCTTCGGCGGTGTCAGCCAGAAGCGGCAGGAAGATGCCTTCCGCCGCGGCGTCGACATCGTCGTCGCCTGCCCCGGCCGTCTCGAGGACCTGATGCAGCAGCGCATCGTCCGTCTCGACCAGGTCGACATCACCGTTCTCGACGAGGCCGACCACATGGCCGACCTCGGCTTCCTGCCGGGCGTGACCCGCATCCTGGCGGCGACACCGGCCGACGGGCAGCGGATGCTGTTCACCGCGACGCTCGACAACGGCGTTGACAAGGTGGCCAAGCGCTTCCTCGACAAGCCGTCGATCCACTCGACCGAGGAGACCACGGCTCCCGTCGAGATGACCCACCACGTCTTCGAGGTGTCGCCCGGCGACAAGAACGGACTCGTCCAGGAACTGGCCTCCGGTCAGGGACGACGAATCCTGTTCATGCGCACCAAGCATCAGGCCAAGAAGCTGGCCAAGAAGCTCACCGACAGCGGCATCCCCGCCGTCGACCTGCACGGCAATCTCAGTCAGGCGCAGCGTGACCGGAACCTGAAGGCGTTCGGCGGCGAGGGCGTGCGCGTCCTGGTGGCCACCGACGTCGCCGCGCGTGGCGTCCACGTCGACGGGGTGGAACTCGTCGTCCACGTCGATCCGCCTGCCGAGCACAAGGCGTACCTGCACCGCTCCGGTCGCACCGCCCGTGCGGGCAGCAGTGGCGACGTGGTGACCGTCTGCCTGCCCGAGCAGCGTCGTGATCTCGCCGGCCTGCTGCGCAAGGCGAGCATCAAGGTGACCCCGACCCGTGTGGATGCCAAGTCCGCCGAGGTCGACACCCTGGTCGGGCCGCGCGCCGCGTACGTCACGCCGGTGGAGCAGCCGGTGCAGCGTCAGGCGCCGAAGTCGAACGGCCAGCGTCGTGGTCGACCGGGCGGGCGTAACGGCCAGGCCGCGAACGACCGGTCCGGCTCCGCTCACTCGGGTCAGCGTCGTCGCGGGACGGGTCGCTCGGCGACCGCCCAGTCGCAGCCGCACACCGGGGAGTCGTCGCACGGTCGTCGACCGGCAAACCAGCAGCGTCGACGGGCAACCCGGGCCGGCGCTCCGGCCGGCGCTCGCTGA